The following are encoded together in the Mycteria americana isolate JAX WOST 10 ecotype Jacksonville Zoo and Gardens chromosome 2, USCA_MyAme_1.0, whole genome shotgun sequence genome:
- the GTPBP4 gene encoding GTP-binding protein 4 translates to MALYNFKKITVVPSAKDFIDLTLSKTQRKTPTVIHKHYQIHRIRQFYMRKVKYTQQNYHDRLTQILTDFPKLDDIHPFYADLINVLYDKDHYKLALGQINIAKNLIDNVAKDYVRLMKYGDSLYRCKQLKRAALGRMCTIIKRQKQSLEYLEQVRQHLSRLPTIDPNTRTLLLCGYPNVGKSSFINKVTRADVEVQPYAFTTKSLFVGHMDYKYLRWQVVDTPGILDHPLEDRNTIEMQAITALAHLRAAVLYVMDVSEQCGHSLEEQVELFRNIKPLFANKPLIIVANKCDVKRIAELPEESQKIFETFEAEGFSVIETSTLTEEGVIQVKTEACDRLLAHRVDTKMKGNKVNEVLNRLHLAMPTKRDNKERLPFIPEGAVARKKRMEVDTPRRKLERDIELEMGDDYVLDLQKYWDLMNSSEKYDKIPEIWEGHNILDYIDPDIMRKLEELEKEEELREAAGEYDSEPESEDEEMMEIRQLAQQIREKKKLKILQSKEKDTRGPRMPRTAKKVQRKVLEKEMTDLGLDMTNKDDAHYVRRSRSVTRKRKRDESETPKSVARSRSSSRTPRDVSGLRDEKMVKKVKTMAKKAQKKMNRLGRKGESDRHIFDLKPKHLLAGKRKSGKTQRR, encoded by the exons ATGGCGCTCTACAACTTCAAGAAGATCACGGTGGTGCCGTCCGCCAAG GACTTCATAGATTTGACATTGTCAAAGACTCAGCGGAAGACTCCAACTGTCATTCATAAACATTATCAAATCCATCGGATTCGACAGTTTTACATGCGAAAAGTCAAATATACTCAACAAAATTACCATGATAGACTCACTCAGATCTTAACAGATTTCCCCAAATTAGAT GATATTCATCCATTTTATGCAGATTTGATTAATGTTCTCTATGACAAAGACCACTACAAGCTGGCTTTGGGACAGATTAATATTGCCAAGAATCTGATTGACAA TGTTGCAAAAGACTACGTGCGGCTGATGAAGTATGGTGATTCTCTTTACCGCTGCAAACAGCTGAAACGTGCTGCTCTGGGACGAATGTGCACGATtatcaaaagacagaaacaaagctTGGAATATTTGGAGCAAG TGCGACAACATTTGTCTCGTTTGCCAACCATTGATCCCAATACACGAACTCTTCTGTTGTGTGGCTACCCGAATGTTGGAAAATCTAGCTTTATAAATAAG GTTACAAGAGCAGATGTAGAAGTGCAGCCTTATGCCTTTACCACAAAATCTCTCTTTGTGGGACATATGGATTATAAGTATCTGCGTTGGCAG GTAGTAGATACTCCTGGTATTTTGGATCATCCTTTGGAGGATAGGAACACCATCGAGATGCAGGCTATAACTGCGCTTGCACATCTTCGTGCTGCTGTGCTTTATGTGATGGATGTGTCTGAGCAGTGTGGGCATAGCCTGGAGGAGCAAGTAGAGCTCTTCAGAAATATTAAGCCGTTGTTTGCTAACAAG ccACTTATAATTGTTGCAAACAAATGTGATGTGAAGAGGATTGCAGAACTTCCTGAAGAGAGTCAG aaaatatttgaaactttTGAAGCAGAAGGATTTTCTGTAATAGAGACGAGCACTCTAACAGAAGAAGGTGTAATCCAAGTTAAAACAGAG GCCtgtgacagactgttggcccatcgTGTTGATactaaaatgaaaggaaataaagtgaACGAAGTATTGAATAGATTACACTTGGCCATGCCAACCAAAAGAGATAACAAG GAGCGGCTGCCTTTTATACCTGAGGGAGCGGTAGCACGTAAGAAACGCATGGAAGTAGACACACCCAGGAGGAAATTG GAGAGAGATATTGAACTCGAAATGGGAGATGATTATGTTTTGGATCTTCAGA aatactGGGACTTAATGAATTCATCTGAAAAATATGATAAGATACCAGAGATATGGGAAGGTCATAATATACTTGACTACATTGATCCGGATATAATGAGA AAACTGGAAGAAttagagaaagaggaagagctgAGAGAAGCTGCTGGAGAATATGACAGTGAACCAGAAAGTGAAGATGAAGAAATGATGGAAATCCGACAGTTGGCACAACAGATCcgagaaaagaagaaactgaaaatccTGCAGTCAAAGGAAAAAGATACTCGAGGTCCAAGGATGCCTAGAACAGCTAAAAAG GTCCAGCGGAAGGTGCTAGAAAAAGAAATGACTGATCTTGGACTCGACATGACTAACAAAGATGAT GCACATTATGTGAGAAGGTCCCGTAGTGTTACGAGGAAACGTAAACGTGATGAGTCTGAAACCCCTAAATCTGTGGCACGCAGTCGCAGCTCCTCTCGCACACCACGGGATGTTTCTGGTCTTCGTGATGAAAAG ATGGTGAAGAAGGTCAAGACTATGGCAAAGAAagctcaaaagaaaatgaatcGCCTGGGCAGGAAAGGAGAGTCGGACAGACACATCTTTGACTTGAAGCCAAAACATCTGctggctggaaagagaaaatctGGTAAAACACAGAGAAGATAA